The genomic DNA TCTGCCTCTCAAAAAAATCACCAGCAGGGAACAGTTGGGGCTTCTGTGTCAGCAGAAAAACCGAACACACAAAAATAGCATCACAAATGCTctgaaaatacacttaaaaaaaaaaaaatcccagaaccTAAAAACGGACACCAGAATCTACATGCTTAACCTAAAGAAAGTAGCTGACTTCTAACATCCACTATTTGTCTCATGCCCAGAGACTCCTAAAGTAATAAGCGGAATATGTGGTATGCCATACAGCATAGCCCATTGTGTCAAAAACCGGGAATAGCACAGTGTGAATGAGGAAATGCAATCCAGTGGTGACAACATAGAGACAACACAGATGTTGCCATTCTCtgacaaacattttaaagcaaacatCATAAAAATGCTTCATCATTAAATTGCAAACAGTCTAGAGCAAGACTAGAAAATGGAAAATCTCAGCAATGAGCAGatgtatgaaaaagaaatgatggaacagaaaatgagaacaataacAGAATTTGGAAACATTGCTGGATGCACTCGGTGAGAGACCTGTGATGACAGAAGATACCATCATCGTAATGGAGGCCAATCAATAGGCTTGACTTGATGGCCCGGCGTGGTGGCCACacttataatcacagcactttgggaggctgaggagggaggatcaccacAGCGTaatgtggggaaaccctgtctctactaaaaacacaaaaattagctgggtgtggtggtgggagcctgtaatgccagctacttcagaggttgaggcaggagaatagcttgaacctgggaggtggaggttgcagtgagattctgccactgcactccagcctgggtgacagagccagactcttccaaaaaaaaaaaaaaaaagaaaagaaaaaaaggattgaGAACACCTTAGTGTGCTCGAGAGGTCACAGACTCATTGGAAACTGAATGGATCATCAATGAAGTTAAGACAATAGCAAAGTTCCAACATCTCTAGCACCAAAACTAGAGAGTGGACTCAAAGAGTAGTATAAGAAAAGAAGGCTGAAAATGTCCAAATTTTAGTGAAAAACATAAATCCAGAGATTCTGGCAGAAAAGCAAACTGCAGAGAAGACAACCACAAAGCAATGCGCATGTCGGTGGACACACATCATAGTCGGGTTTTGAAGCTgataaaaacactgaaagcagCAAGACTGAAGCAGTCCATTGATAATAGGAGAACCCAATTTCAATGAGGGTAAATGTCTACTCAGACCAGCTGGGGTTGCTGGGGAAGTGTCCTGACATGTTTCAGGTGTTGAATAAAAGTCCTATCAGCTgtgaattttgtatccagtgataCCATCCCTCATGGATGAAGGGAAAATTTATCAGGTAAAGGAAAGCATTTGTCACGACCCGTGGTGAAAGAATGGCTAGAGtcgggagagatagcatggggagaaatgccagatataggtgaaggggaggaaggcagcaaatcacactgccatgtgtgtacctatgcaacaatcttgcatgttcttcacatgtaccccaaaacctaaaatgcaataaaaaaaaaaacgaataaaAGACGGCCTCTGGGAGTATCAGAAAGTAGtcaagacaaatagaaaacacattttttttaaatttattttttattttttattttttgagacagagtttcgctcttgttacccaggctggagtgcaatggcgcgatctcggctcactgcaacctccgcctcctgggttcaggcaattctcctgcctcagcctcctgagtagctgggattacaggcacgtgccaccatgcccagctaattttttgtatttttagtagagacggggtttcaccatgttgaccaggatggtctcgatctcttgaccttgtgatccacccgcctcggcctcccaaagtgctgggattacaggcttgagccaccacacccggcagaaAACACATTCTTAGGGGTCAAACATTAAGCCACCCTTTTCCTTGTGAATTGTAGAAATCACGTTTGTTGTTGGTTAAAGGAAAACTTACGAAACCATCTGATAACTCTAGACAAGGTTGTGGATaagcaggaaggcagaggggcTGAAAGGGGCCGAGGCTTCCACACTTCAATGGAAGTAATGAGGAGTGGCTACCAGGAGCCTGCAGTAAGTCACGTATGCACACTGAAAATCCCAGAGCAAGCACTGAGACAAACAGTTGAAAACACTTTCGGGAACCAAGATAAACACCCTGCAGAGTGTACACCTAAGCCACAGAAAGGCCAAACAGGAGGAAATGTTAGCCGAGACAgggaggaaacaaaagaaaacgaATAATAAATTGGTGGACTTAAACACTAGCCCAGGGATCGTAGAAATGAACTTAAACCATGTATGAAAACGTGGATATTGGCAGAGTCAGCGAGGAACGCAGTCTGACTATTCCACGTTTATATGAAGCTCAGTTGCATTTCCCTTGCCCTGGGTACATGAAAAGGATACGTCGGGTGGGAAAAGCCTCATCAGGTAAACATCAACTAGAAGAGCAGAAGTAGGGATGTCAACATTAGGTAAAGAGGCCTTTATGGCGACGAAAATTATGAGTCAGAAAGACGAAACACTACACTCGAATCAAAGAATCAACCCCCAAGAAGACTCTAGAGGAGTCTTTCCGTGCCCCTCCCACCGGCCCCTCGGATTCCAGTGTGTGGGCTTTCCTCTGTGTTCCCAGAGCCCCTGGTTCTCACTTCTGCCAGAGCCAAGGTCCCAAGGTGTTGGGGACTGTATTTGCATCCACCTGATCCTAAATGAATGTGAGTGCTTTGGGAAGCCGGATGCATCTCCACACCCCAGCGCCCAGGTGGGGTACCTGGTGCCCAGCAGGTGTTTGTTGAATGCCTCACGACTGACTTTCAGGTGTTTGTTGAATGCCTCACGACTGACTTTCAGGCCAGCGAAGGCTGTTGCGGTAGGGTCAAGGGAAGGGTCTCTTTACATCACATTCAACAGGTAACCAATCCTGCCGGCGGACACAAGGAGGCTGCTCAGTGTCTGACGAGGAAATAGGGGTAGTGGGGTAGGCACCGGATCTGGAGGCCTCGGGCGCCATGGGCAGAGTGAGGAACCGGGCCACTGCTCCGCGGCGGAGGCCGAAACGCCCCGGGGACCCTCCCGCCTCCTGCGCGGCGTTCCGGGTCACCCGCGCCAGCCGCCGACAGCGCCCCCGGGTCAGAGTCGGGGTCCGGAGCCCCGCGGCGGCCCGGAGGTGGCTGGGAAGGTGGTGGCAGAAGCGCCGATGGCGGCGGGTCCGGGAGAAACGCACTAGAGACCCGCTGCCCTCCGCACCACCCGCGGACCCGCCGGCGCCAGCCGCGTCCCCCCAGGACCTGGACCTGGGCGCGCAGCGGGAGCGCTGGGAGAAGTTCAGGAAGCTGTGGGGTCTCAGCTGCGAGGGCGCCGCCAAGGTCCTGCTGGACACCTTCGAGTACCCGGGCCTCGTCCATCACACCGGGGGCTGCCACTGCGGCGCGGTCCGCTTTGCGGTCTGGGCCCCCGCGGATCTGCGCGTCGTGGATTGCagctgcaggctgtgcaggaagaaGCAGCACCGCCACTTCCTCGTCCCGGCCTCGCGCTTCACGCTGCTCCAGGGCGCGGACAGCATCGTCACCTACCGCTCCAACACGCACCCGGCGCTGCACAGCTTCTGCAGCAGGTGCGGGGTGCAGAGTTTCCACGCCACCGTCTCCGACCCCCGCGTCTACGGCGTCGCCCCGCACTGCCTGGACGAGGGCACCGTGCGCAGCGTGGTCATCGAGGAGGTCGGCGGGGGCGACCCGGAGAAGGAGGACGCCGAGGAGCAGCGCAAGGCCACCCCCAAGACGTCCTCCCAGTCAGCCCCTGCCTGTCCCCGCGAACAGCAACAGTGACTGTCCGCGCAGAGAGGAACAGCGCAAGCACGCCCGAAACCGGCCGGCCGGGCGGCCCTGCGCGGAGCCTCCGGCTACCTGCACAGATCACACGCTGTGAGCGAGGTGTTTCTGGCCTGGTCAAACCGTGGTTTCCCTTCCAGGGCTTGCCCTTCCCCTCCGCTAGTTTTCAGTGAACTCGCTGACGTTCCAAACCTTGAACACAACTTTAATCTTGTGTACAACATTAACCTTGCAATCCCATTAGCAAGAAGAGTGTCTCTGCTTTTTCCAGCCATCCGTTGATTGTATCTCTCGCTTTTACTGTTCTGCGTACGGTTGTCACAAATCACCTGCCGATGATTCCCGCGTACTGTACGTTCCTGGTGCCATTGTGAACAGCCTTGTCGTTTTCAGCGCTTTGTGTCTGGTGTGTAGGACGGCAACACACAAACAGTTTGTAAACATGCTGCCAGGACGTCTTCCACTCGTTATGGTGCGGTGTGCGCCCTCACCTGTGACTTTTGGGTAGACATTCATATTGCCACTACTTAGATTCGCGTTATGCTATTTACTGGGTTTTTAGTGATCTATTTCAAGATTTGGTCGTGTTCCATACCTCATTGCTCTTAATCACCAAAAGCTGTTACTATTTTCCTTGTTGACATCTGGAAAGTGTCTCTGGGTAAGGAGATGGGGATACAGGAATGAGAAAGACACCCATGCACTCACTGTATGCCCTCTTTAATCTTTTGAAAGACCTGTCTTGTACATGTGTTAAGTATATAGAAATCAGTAAACACCTTTTAGGAATCTATGTGTGTTGGTGTGTCTGTGAAGTTCGACTTGGCTATGGCAAGGCTTGGTTTTTGAAAGTACTTGGTCTCAGATTATTTCAGAAGATGCTGGTGACTCTGCCTTTTGTAGCAGAGAATACTTGCACAGGGTTCCCTACATTTCTGATGAGGGGAATTAGCAGAGGGTTTACACATCTGGCCTCTGGGGACACACTACCTGTCTTTGAATCCCGGACCTGCTGTCATACACGGCTATGTAACTGGCATCAAGCAGCTTAAACTGGATTCTTCAACTTCCTCTGTCCCCGAGAATGTTAACAGCTAACAGAGCGTTCTCAGGGTCAACACGGTGCCTTGCCTTGACTACATGATCCCTGAGtgcttgttttcttgattttaggTCCCCCAAACTCCTCCCATCAAGGCACCCAGAGGGTACGAAACTGCCTTGTTCAGGGGCATCTATACAGTTGGGAAAACCATGACGCATTGGCGGTGAAATAATTTAAGCCAGCATCAGATTAGGGTTTAACTCTAGGGAGGAGGAATGGCTTTGGTTAGGGCATGTGTCCTGCATTCCTGTTCCTCGTGCTGTATGACAAACGGCCCCGCAGTGAGGCCATAAAATAACGACCATTATATCATATGCGTGGAAGTTCAGAGGCAGGAATTCCGAATGGGCACAGTGGATATGACTTGCCTCCCATGAGTCTGGGACCTCAGCTGCAGAAGCCCGACCGGCTGGGGACTGGAACCATCTGAAGGCTCATTCACTGACATCCCTGCTGCCTGCATGGAGAGGACTGGAAGACGATGCCCGGCGGGCGGAGGGCCTCCGTGTTACCACTCCGTGGCCTTTGGCCTCCTCACAGCAGCGTGGGCCTCCCAGTCCTCTCAGGCTTCCGACTACATGACTCAGGCTCCAAGCAGCACTTTTCTGTATCCATGGTGAACGTTGCGTCTCCTCTCTCAAGCAAGACTCCTGTGTCATACGCTATTGATTAGAGGTGAGTCACAGCCTTTTCAGATTGAAGCGTGGGAGGCAGAGTAAATCGCAGGTCTCGCTGTGAACGTGGCAACTTTCATCACAGCATGAGAGATGCCAGATCTTGTTGTTGCCATATAGTCCGTCACGGTGGGCTCCTAGGGAGCCGGTTATGTTTCACTGGTGTCCGCTGCCACATGGTGGCCAGTCACATGTGTTTAACGGGTCACATATAGGTTGTGCACTGTTGTCGAGGATTCAAGACATAATCAGGAAACCAAATAGGTGACTGACTCCTATCTCTGAGCAAGACCGAGAGGAGACTAAATGAACAACCGGAGGTCCGGAGGGAAGAGGACAGTCCGAAGGGGGCTGGCTGTTCAGTCCTGGAGCTCACCATGGCCATGGCAAACCCAGTCCAGGGTAGAAGTCTTCTTATCTTCGGGACCATAGGTACTTCTGACCCCACCAGAAATAGGTAACTTCCTGCTAGCTGCATATGCTGGCCTGCCTTAGCCCGTGCCACTGATTGCCCCTTCCTCCCTCCGTTTTAAATCcctgttttttcattcattcatccattccacAGGCATTTACAGTGGGTCTGGGATGTCTCAAATAGAAAGTGAGAAGGACTTCGGGCTGTGGACGAAAGCGGAGTTGGGTGAAGATGCTCAGGCGACGTTCTCAGAACGTAGCTCCGCTCGTCCGTGGAATGCCACAGGGAAGGGAATGGAAACAGCCCTGTCTCGGTAGAATGGAGGAGCGCATCTGGCACCCGATCCACAAAGGCCACTCGTTTGTACGCCGGCTCTTCAGATGACGTCTCAGGATGAACTCCAGACTAGAAGGTGAATTTGTTTTCTGACAAGCGTCAAGGAAAGACCTGGAAATGTGTTGTAAAAGGAAAATTTCCATCACGAACCAAATGGAAAACAGTATCTCTGGTCACAAAACGTAATTAGAAATAGATGTATTGAAAATGTTTGTTCTTATAcgtgatttttattatttggttttatattttgaggCAGATAttggctctgttgccctggctggagggcagtggggtgatgccagctcactacagcctgcaCCTCCCCTgcccaagtgatcctttcacctcagcctcccagtagccgGGATTCCAGGCACGAGCCGCCACAGCCCGCTAACCTCTTGTATGGtttgtagagaggggatttcaccatacgggaaccagcctggtctcgaactccttagctcaagcttcccgactgcctcggcctcccagagtgctgacgTTACAGGTGTGACACAACATTTGTCGCTGtactttggaaaatgaaaaagatgaactAGATCTaaggactctctctctctctctctctctctctctctctcaacaaatGTCTCATTTGTGCTCCTTTATTTACTTGGCACTAAAATCTTTCAGAATGCCTATTGTTCATCTCAATTGgtggaggaagaaactgagactctgaCAATGGAAGGACCAAGCCCATGGGTGCCAAGGAGCAGGTGGCAGGGAGAAGGTGGACAGCCACGGCTGCTGGATACCACGGTCAATAAAGACTGGAGAACACCTAGCTCTCAGGCACTTCTGCCCCGTTCGACCTGGCCCCTCTCTGTTTTCACGGATCCAATTCTCTCCGCATCTCACCCTATCTCCAGCTCCCATCAAAAGCAGCTCTTCAGCCCTGGCCGAGATCCTGTGGCCAGGTGCCCAGCACAGGCCACCACGATGCGGGCCTCCTGTCAAAATCTGAAATGACCGTAGATTACACGTTCTGCTGTTTCATGAGCCCCCACGTTGCTCGCCTACGTGCCGAGGTACTTGTGTCTATGGCCACAAATGGCCTGCACATCAGAGTTTGGAAAACACTTATTTTCAGGACAGAGGCTTTGAAGGGACATCCACCTCTGCCTGTGTCCCAACTCTGCTACTCGTGCCTGCCTAAACTGGCAACCAGTTTTAGAAGCTCCATTCACCTGCTCTGTGAGGCTTCAAGGAGAGCGTGCCCAGGAAGGAATCATGGAGCCTCGACTGTAGTCAGCACTTACTGCGTGTGAGCCCTTTCTATTCTTCCTGTTGTTGTCTGAGCAAGAATTCAAAGGCAGCTTTGGTCTCGCCTGTGCAGAGCCTGAGGTGTAGGCAGTACTTCCAGGACCATTGCCTCAGGAGCCGGCATCCACGTTTCTTTGATGTGAAAACTGAGCGTAAAAGCAATTCATTTAGAGAAAGGTAGGAGGGCAGAAGGACATGGGCCTTCTGGTGGCTTGTTAAGTTCCAAGCTTCCCCAGACCCTGTCGTCTCCCAGTGTGTGACGTGAGGAACAGAGACAGACTTTTCCATTCAAAACTGTGTGACGAGTCACAGGCCAGCCGAGTTCAGGGTCCGGCAGGAGCGGAGCGATAGCGCACCCTTTGTCAGACCAGTCGGCACCCTGCTCCGGGCCTTGGTTTCATCATCTGCACAATGGCGACAGAACTAGCTGTTTcttcatttactgagcatctttaGTGAAGTGCCGGAAAGAGAATGTGGCGCTCCATGCCCTGATGTGTCAAGTGCTCAAGAAATGACAACTATCGTTCCTAATGTAACTTACGCTATTTCGCCCAGATATGTGGACCAAAAGGACCTAGACCCTATTGcttttgcctcggcctccaaagtaaACGCCTCAGTGAGTTACCCTAATACCTTCCCCCTCCTCCAGCATGAGCAGGATTAAGGCTTTTCTGGGAATGGCACCACAATTTCTGAGCCTTGACTCTGAGCCAGGATCACAGTCTGCATGCTCTTCCCAATGTCAGGTGTGCGGCTGGTGGGGCGGATGTCATCACTGCCTCTCAACTAAATAGTAGACTTGAAGTGAGTGAAGGCCGCTCTCATAGGTCAGGCTGTAAAAGATGTAAGCATCAGTGACTTCATGCCCACACGTGGACATTGGAGGAACTGTCAACAGCTGTGGGGAACTGCAGATTCCAGCTGGGGAAAATCCAATGATAACCCCAGGGTCTCTGAGATAAAGCCTCCTCATCCAAAGGTGGCAGATTCCTGCCTCCAGAAGACCCAGGGAGCCTGCTCCCAGCATCCCAGAGACAGTTAGTTAGGACTCGCATCTCTAACATAAGCCTTCCAGGTATGCCAGGCAGGCACAAGGGTGTCCACCAGAAAAACCGACTGTCTCTATTTCTTCTGATTTGCCAACACCATTGGTATCCATTGCCAACACCCCTTACCCCTCCCAACCCGTAACCTCCAGTACCCACCATTTGTACTGTCTGCATGTATGAGTTCCCATTTGGAGACTCCACATGCAAGTGAGATCAGGTGccatttgtctctctgtgcctggcttattgcaCTTGGCCTAATATGCTCCAGGTTTACTCATGTCACACAtggcaggaattttttttcctttttaatgacgAATGTTCCTACCACGTACCCCACGACTCCGGGAGACTACGAGACTCTGCCTGAGTTCCTCTTCCCCGCAGTAAGCTGAGGCGGGCGTTAGGTCCAATATCTTGCATTGTACTCTCTGACCATAGATGCATCCAGTATATATATAGGACTCTGATAAATCAACAGTCAAATGATGACCTAATTCAAAACTGAGCACAGAATCGGAATAGACAGTTTGCCAAAGAaagtatacaaatggccaataggcacAGGAAAATCTACCCCGCCCCCCCTTCATCATTATCAagtagggaaatgcaaatcaaaaccacaatgagctatggCTTCACACTCAGCaagatgaagaataaaaaagacaggcaataacaattGCTGACAAGGACGTGGAGAGATTAGAGTCCTGgtacattgctagtgggaatataGCCTAGGGCAGCTTGGTTGGAAAGAATCTGGCTGCCCCTCAGTACTAGAAACAGAATTTCCCTATGGCCCAGGAGGTCCACTGTTAGGTATGCAcgacagagaaatgaaaacctgtGTCCCAACAAAACCTGTACACGAACATACATGGTATCATTCTTCCTAGC from Saimiri boliviensis isolate mSaiBol1 chromosome X, mSaiBol1.pri, whole genome shotgun sequence includes the following:
- the LOC120366601 gene encoding centromere protein V-like protein 3, giving the protein MGRVRNRATAPRRRPKRPGDPPASCAAFRVTRASRRQRPRVRVGVRSPAAARRWLGRWWQKRRWRRVREKRTRDPLPSAPPADPPAPAASPQDLDLGAQRERWEKFRKLWGLSCEGAAKVLLDTFEYPGLVHHTGGCHCGAVRFAVWAPADLRVVDCSCRLCRKKQHRHFLVPASRFTLLQGADSIVTYRSNTHPALHSFCSRCGVQSFHATVSDPRVYGVAPHCLDEGTVRSVVIEEVGGGDPEKEDAEEQRKATPKTSSQSAPACPREQQQ